In the Desulfuromonas sp. genome, one interval contains:
- a CDS encoding 23S rRNA (pseudouridine(1915)-N(3))-methyltransferase RlmH, which translates to MKISLLCIGKLSAGWLQEGAGDYQKRLQRYLPIGIEELKEHKAGGKKADTRKIIQQEGSHLLARVPRGAYTVALDEQGELFSSEDLAGFIDRHMVDGTPEITFIIGGAYGLSDDVKQAARVKMSLTPMTLTHQMARVLLLEQLYRGMTILRNEPYHNR; encoded by the coding sequence GTGAAGATTTCACTGCTCTGTATCGGCAAACTCTCCGCAGGCTGGCTCCAGGAGGGGGCGGGGGATTATCAGAAAAGGCTCCAACGCTACCTGCCGATCGGGATTGAGGAGCTGAAAGAGCATAAGGCGGGCGGAAAAAAAGCCGATACTCGTAAAATTATTCAGCAGGAGGGCTCGCATCTGCTTGCCAGAGTGCCACGGGGAGCCTATACTGTTGCACTTGATGAACAGGGAGAGCTTTTCAGTTCGGAAGACCTGGCCGGCTTTATCGACCGGCACATGGTTGATGGAACGCCGGAGATCACGTTTATTATCGGCGGTGCATACGGACTGAGCGACGACGTTAAACAGGCCGCCCGGGTAAAGATGTCGCTGACACCGATGACGCTGACGCACCAGATGGCGCGCGTCTTACTGCTTGAACAGTTGTATCGGGGCATGACGATCCTGCGCAACGAACCATACCACAACCGCTGA
- a CDS encoding molecular chaperone DnaK, translating into MKKKDVEKAKKMLLQMRREVTSEVQENYAASREIGQSNLPDLADVSSNAYSREMLLNLTDAQHRKLKDIDAALERLENDEYGICASCGDDIAPRRMEVRPFSRYCIECKTDIEKFGE; encoded by the coding sequence ATGAAAAAGAAAGATGTTGAAAAAGCAAAAAAGATGCTTTTACAGATGCGCCGTGAGGTAACCAGCGAGGTCCAGGAGAACTATGCCGCATCGCGTGAAATCGGCCAGAGCAACCTGCCCGATCTGGCCGACGTTTCGAGCAATGCCTACAGCCGGGAGATGCTGCTCAACCTGACCGACGCCCAGCACCGGAAACTCAAGGATATTGATGCCGCTCTGGAGCGCCTGGAAAATGACGAATACGGAATCTGTGCCAGCTGTGGTGACGATATCGCCCCGCGCCGCATGGAAGTCCGGCCTTTTTCCCGTTACTGTATTGAATGTAAAACCGATATCGAAAAATTTGGCGAATAA
- the proB gene encoding glutamate 5-kinase, whose product MRKELLKYVKRIVIKIGSGVISDNGGLDSALIEALCADVVALYNKGYEVVIVSSGAVAAGKGDLGITGRPETIPLQQAAAAIGQSRLMRTYKDAFRKHGKTVGQILLTRDDLANRRRFLNARNTLMTLLEHGVIAVVNENDSVVVDEIRFGDNDNLSAMTTNLAEASLLVIMSDVDGLFDRNPHTDDKATLIPLVERVDAKIEQMAGESVTAVGTGGMNSKVKAAKRATLYGVGVAIINGRSPNALTRLLDGEEIGTYFLPASNRLTARKHWIAFTKKPRGKLFLDEGACKALLERGKSLLPSGIASIEGVFDRGDAVRLCDLEGNEVAKGVINYSQSELEKIKGENTTRIETILGYKYSDEVVHRDNMVLNN is encoded by the coding sequence ATGCGCAAAGAACTTCTGAAATATGTCAAGCGGATCGTCATCAAGATCGGCAGCGGTGTCATCAGTGATAACGGCGGTCTCGACAGTGCGCTGATCGAAGCGCTCTGCGCCGATGTTGTAGCGCTCTACAATAAAGGCTACGAGGTCGTGATTGTCTCCTCCGGCGCCGTTGCGGCTGGCAAGGGGGATCTCGGCATCACCGGCCGCCCGGAGACGATACCGCTGCAGCAGGCCGCTGCAGCCATCGGCCAGAGCCGGCTGATGCGTACCTACAAGGATGCTTTCCGCAAGCATGGCAAAACAGTCGGCCAGATCCTGCTGACCCGTGACGACCTTGCCAACCGGCGACGCTTCCTGAATGCCCGCAATACGCTGATGACCCTGCTCGAACACGGCGTGATTGCCGTGGTCAATGAAAACGATTCGGTTGTCGTAGATGAAATCAGGTTCGGCGACAACGACAATCTCTCGGCGATGACGACCAATCTGGCTGAAGCGAGCCTGCTGGTGATCATGTCGGACGTCGACGGCCTGTTTGACCGAAACCCGCATACCGATGACAAGGCAACATTGATCCCGCTGGTTGAGCGGGTCGATGCGAAAATTGAACAGATGGCAGGTGAGTCAGTCACCGCCGTCGGCACCGGCGGTATGAACTCGAAAGTCAAGGCCGCAAAGCGGGCCACGCTCTACGGTGTCGGGGTCGCTATTATCAACGGCCGCAGCCCAAACGCCCTGACCCGCCTGCTCGACGGTGAGGAGATCGGGACCTACTTCCTGCCAGCCAGCAACCGGCTGACCGCCCGCAAACACTGGATCGCCTTTACCAAGAAACCGCGCGGCAAACTGTTCCTCGATGAAGGCGCCTGCAAGGCCCTGCTTGAACGTGGGAAAAGCCTTCTGCCGTCCGGTATTGCATCAATCGAAGGGGTATTCGACCGGGGCGATGCAGTCCGGCTTTGCGATCTCGAAGGGAATGAAGTCGCCAAGGGAGTCATTAATTACTCACAATCCGAGCTCGAAAAAATCAAAGGAGAGAATACGACCCGGATCGAAACGATTCTCGGCTACAAATACAGCGATGAGGTTGTGCACCGCGACAACATGGTGCTAAACAACTGA
- the rsfS gene encoding ribosome silencing factor has protein sequence MKADEQARLCAECALDKKAFNLKLLQVSGISSLTDYILIASGRSDRQVQAIAEGVRIDMKKKYGIEPLAIEGVNEGRWVLLDYGDVMVHAFQEPVREFYDLEGLWCDAPEIDLSQLTEPGKAAAEL, from the coding sequence TTGAAAGCAGACGAACAGGCCCGGCTATGCGCCGAATGTGCGCTCGACAAAAAGGCCTTCAACCTCAAATTGTTACAGGTCAGCGGGATATCATCCCTGACCGATTACATACTGATTGCTTCCGGACGATCCGACCGCCAGGTTCAGGCTATTGCCGAAGGGGTCAGGATTGATATGAAAAAGAAGTACGGGATCGAACCTCTGGCGATCGAAGGTGTCAACGAGGGTCGTTGGGTTCTGCTCGATTATGGCGACGTTATGGTCCACGCCTTCCAGGAACCGGTGCGCGAGTTCTACGATCTCGAGGGACTCTGGTGCGACGCGCCGGAAATAGACTTGAGCCAACTGACTGAGCCCGGAAAAGCTGCCGCCGAATTGTGA
- a CDS encoding 2,3-bisphosphoglycerate-independent phosphoglycerate mutase (catalyzes the interconversion of 2-phosphoglycerate and 3-phosphoglycerate) → MTQGDRKRPVVLTILDGWGYNPACKNNAVCLANTPNLDALFARYPHVLIGASGHDVGLPEGQMGNSEVGHLNLGAGRIVYQDLTRIGLSIEDGSLFENPVLGTSLKKLKENGGKLHLIGLLSDGGVHSHNSHLYALVKMAADAGIDEICIHPFLDGRDTPPKSGINYLQQLENELSRIGSGRISTIIGRFYAMDRDNRWDRVERAYRAMTEGTENPAASSAEAITEAYAADQTDEFVEPRTIQNDNAPTGLVDDGDAIIFFNFRADRAREITRCFTEKDFTGFVRNKTPQLVDYVCLTEYDETFNLPVAFPPEQLTHILGEIIADAGMKQLRIAETEKYAHITFFFNGGREEPFVNEDRALIPSPQEVSTYYQKPAMSAVEVTDEMVRRVESANYDLIVLNFANPDMVGHTGILEAAVTAMETVDKSVGRVVEAVLAAGGELLITADHGNCEQMADQAGQPHTAHTTNPVSLLLVGHSDPVELKPGILADIAPTLLDLIGLDKPAEMTGKSLIS, encoded by the coding sequence ATGACACAGGGAGACCGCAAACGCCCCGTTGTCCTGACAATCCTCGACGGCTGGGGCTACAACCCTGCCTGCAAGAACAATGCAGTCTGTCTGGCCAACACCCCCAACCTTGATGCCCTGTTCGCCCGCTACCCACACGTTCTGATCGGTGCTTCCGGCCACGACGTTGGACTCCCGGAAGGCCAGATGGGTAATTCGGAAGTTGGCCATCTCAACCTCGGGGCCGGCCGGATTGTCTACCAGGACCTGACCAGAATCGGCCTGAGCATTGAAGATGGCAGCCTCTTCGAAAACCCGGTCCTTGGCACCTCCCTCAAAAAACTGAAGGAGAACGGCGGCAAGCTGCACCTGATCGGCCTGCTTTCCGATGGCGGTGTCCACTCACACAACAGCCATCTTTACGCCCTGGTCAAGATGGCAGCTGATGCCGGCATAGACGAGATCTGCATTCACCCTTTCCTCGACGGCCGCGACACCCCGCCGAAAAGCGGGATCAACTACCTGCAGCAGCTTGAAAATGAACTGAGTCGGATCGGCAGCGGCCGCATCAGCACCATCATCGGACGTTTCTACGCAATGGATCGGGACAACCGCTGGGACCGGGTTGAACGGGCCTATCGGGCGATGACCGAGGGGACCGAAAACCCGGCTGCCTCAAGTGCCGAAGCAATTACCGAAGCCTACGCCGCCGATCAGACCGATGAATTCGTCGAACCACGCACAATCCAAAACGACAACGCGCCGACCGGTCTTGTCGATGACGGTGATGCGATTATTTTTTTCAACTTCCGCGCCGACCGGGCCCGGGAAATCACCCGCTGTTTCACGGAAAAGGATTTCACCGGCTTTGTTCGGAACAAAACACCGCAACTCGTTGACTACGTCTGCCTGACCGAATACGACGAGACCTTTAATCTGCCGGTTGCCTTTCCACCGGAACAGCTGACCCATATTCTTGGTGAGATTATTGCCGATGCCGGAATGAAACAGCTGCGGATAGCCGAAACGGAAAAATACGCGCATATCACCTTTTTCTTCAACGGTGGACGGGAAGAACCCTTTGTCAATGAAGACCGCGCCCTGATTCCCTCGCCACAAGAGGTTTCGACCTACTACCAGAAACCGGCCATGAGTGCGGTTGAAGTCACTGACGAAATGGTCAGAAGGGTCGAATCGGCCAACTACGATCTGATTGTTCTCAATTTTGCCAATCCCGACATGGTCGGTCACACCGGCATTCTCGAGGCAGCGGTGACGGCGATGGAAACCGTCGATAAAAGTGTCGGCCGGGTGGTCGAAGCGGTGCTCGCAGCCGGCGGCGAACTCCTGATTACCGCCGATCACGGCAACTGTGAACAGATGGCCGACCAGGCCGGCCAGCCGCATACGGCGCATACGACCAATCCGGTCTCCCTGCTTCTGGTTGGCCATTCCGATCCGGTCGAACTCAAACCGGGCATCCTCGCCGATATTGCTCCGACCCTGCTTGATCTGATCGGTCTCGACAAGCCGGCGGAGATGACAGGAAAAAGCCTGATCAGCTGA
- a CDS encoding endonuclease, which yields MTEKLLDIYNRLLSTFGEQHWWPADTVFEVIIGTILTQNTNWKNVEKAIANLRSAAALNIRAIDRMSPEKLEQLIRPSGYFRQKTVRLQSFTGWILETWGGLDQLLTAPADELRQKLLQQPGIGPETADSIILYAAGQPTFVVDAYTHRILVRLGLEQPGTAYEETRRMFMDNLPPTPSLFNQYHALLVRLAKEHCRKREPLCTDCPLLVLCPTGELNVGH from the coding sequence ATGACCGAAAAGTTGCTCGACATCTACAACCGCCTGCTGAGCACCTTCGGCGAACAGCACTGGTGGCCGGCAGATACCGTTTTCGAAGTCATTATCGGTACGATCCTGACCCAGAATACCAACTGGAAGAACGTCGAAAAAGCAATTGCCAATCTCCGCTCGGCCGCTGCCCTCAACATCCGGGCTATCGACCGGATGTCGCCGGAAAAGCTTGAACAACTGATCAGGCCCTCCGGATACTTTCGTCAGAAAACGGTACGTCTGCAAAGCTTTACCGGATGGATTCTCGAAACCTGGGGCGGCCTTGACCAGCTACTCACCGCGCCGGCCGATGAATTAAGACAAAAGCTCCTGCAGCAACCCGGCATCGGACCGGAGACCGCCGATTCAATTATTCTTTATGCAGCCGGGCAGCCGACGTTTGTTGTCGACGCCTACACCCACCGCATTTTGGTCAGGCTCGGCCTCGAGCAACCCGGAACAGCGTATGAAGAGACCCGGCGAATGTTCATGGACAACCTGCCGCCGACGCCGTCCCTGTTCAATCAATACCACGCGCTGCTGGTCCGCCTGGCCAAAGAACACTGCCGGAAACGGGAACCGCTCTGCACCGACTGCCCGCTACTTGTTCTCTGTCCGACCGGAGAATTGAATGTCGGGCATTGA
- a CDS encoding glutamate-5-semialdehyde dehydrogenase produces the protein MSLEKEIKQLAREARAASHILAALSTTVKNELLQQMASALEQNRSSLISENEKDLAAAHDRGLSTAMIDRLVLDEDRIKGMADGLREVAELPDPVGEITGIWRRPSGIEVGRMRIPLGVIGIIYESRPNVTADAAGLCLKSGNAVVLRGGSEAIHSNNAIGRILQQQLETLGLPKAAVQVIMTTDRNAVNVLLEQEEYIDLIIPRGGEGLIRFVSDNSRIPVIKHYKGVCHTFVDASADFEMAESICINAKVQRPGVCNSMETLLIHKDIAETFVPRIVAAMQKNGVELRGCPLTREFAPDLKEATEEDWYAEFLDLILAVRVVADMAQAIEHIQTYSSLHTEVIITSDYSNSQEFLRKVNSSVVMVNASSRFSDGNQFGLGAEIGISTTKLHSFGPMGLEDLTTRKFIVLGDGQIRT, from the coding sequence ATGAGTCTCGAAAAAGAAATAAAGCAACTGGCACGGGAAGCCCGTGCAGCCTCGCATATCCTGGCGGCTCTTTCGACAACGGTCAAGAACGAGCTGTTGCAGCAGATGGCGAGTGCCCTTGAGCAGAACAGGAGCAGCCTGATTTCCGAAAACGAAAAGGATCTCGCGGCGGCGCACGACCGGGGTCTTTCGACCGCGATGATCGATCGTCTCGTCCTTGACGAGGACCGGATCAAGGGAATGGCCGACGGTCTGCGCGAGGTCGCCGAACTGCCCGACCCGGTCGGTGAAATAACCGGCATCTGGCGTCGCCCGAGCGGCATCGAAGTCGGGCGCATGCGGATTCCGCTCGGCGTGATCGGCATCATTTATGAATCCCGACCGAACGTCACCGCCGATGCCGCCGGACTCTGCCTGAAGAGTGGCAACGCCGTGGTTCTGCGTGGCGGATCGGAGGCCATTCACTCCAACAACGCCATCGGCCGGATTTTGCAGCAGCAGCTCGAAACGCTGGGCCTGCCGAAGGCGGCAGTACAGGTCATCATGACGACCGACCGCAACGCCGTCAACGTGCTGCTCGAACAGGAGGAGTATATCGACCTTATCATCCCGCGCGGCGGCGAAGGCCTGATCCGCTTTGTCAGCGACAACTCGCGCATCCCGGTGATCAAACATTACAAGGGGGTCTGTCACACCTTTGTCGATGCCAGCGCCGACTTTGAAATGGCCGAATCGATCTGCATCAATGCCAAAGTCCAGCGCCCCGGCGTCTGCAATTCAATGGAGACCCTGCTGATCCACAAGGATATTGCCGAAACCTTTGTGCCACGCATTGTTGCGGCGATGCAAAAAAACGGGGTTGAGCTGCGGGGCTGCCCGCTTACCCGGGAGTTCGCACCGGATCTGAAAGAAGCAACCGAGGAGGACTGGTACGCCGAGTTTCTCGACCTGATTCTTGCCGTCCGGGTCGTTGCAGACATGGCACAGGCAATCGAACACATCCAGACCTACAGTTCGCTGCATACCGAGGTCATTATCACCAGCGACTACAGCAATTCACAGGAATTTCTGCGCAAAGTCAACTCGAGTGTCGTCATGGTCAACGCCTCATCCCGCTTCTCCGACGGCAACCAGTTCGGGCTCGGTGCCGAAATCGGCATTTCGACAACCAAGCTCCACTCCTTCGGCCCGATGGGACTGGAAGACCTGACAACCCGCAAGTTCATCGTCCTTGGCGATGGCCAGATAAGAACATAA
- the nhaA gene encoding Na+/H+ antiporter NhaA, which yields MPQTKLARLMRPFEDFFKNQASGGIILLGTTVLALILANSPLSHFYHHFWEMKLTVGSEAFGLTQSLHHWINDGLMAVFFFVVGLEIKREFLAGELASKRKATLPIAAALGGMIIPALIFAFINRSNGNLHGWGIPMATDIAFALGIIALLGDRIPRSLAIFLTALAIVDDLGAVLVIAIFYTGDLSWPALGLVSLCLTVLMIGNRIGLQHPNFYALVGLVLWIALLKSGIHASVAGVLIGATIPVRPKHPHDELVEKSEKLLQRYHASETIPGPFHNEQRLGTLLALEHITHDAMSPLQRMEHEMNPWVIYGVMPIFALANAGISLSAAELSAALSHPITIGVGAGLLLGKPLGIFLFSWLAVKMRLCDLPTGSRWSDVVGVGILAGIGFTMSMFITNLAYLDLARVANAKVGIFAASLCAGIIGYILLSRRKKEPSLIVKTMG from the coding sequence ATGCCGCAGACAAAACTAGCCCGCCTGATGCGCCCCTTCGAAGACTTTTTCAAAAACCAGGCTTCAGGTGGTATCATTCTGCTTGGCACAACTGTCCTTGCTCTGATCCTGGCCAACTCACCGCTCAGTCATTTCTACCATCATTTCTGGGAGATGAAATTAACCGTCGGCAGCGAGGCGTTCGGCCTGACCCAGTCGTTGCACCACTGGATCAATGACGGTCTGATGGCGGTTTTCTTTTTTGTTGTCGGGCTTGAAATCAAGCGGGAGTTCCTCGCCGGCGAGCTGGCATCGAAGCGCAAGGCCACCCTGCCTATCGCTGCCGCTCTCGGCGGCATGATCATTCCGGCGCTGATTTTTGCTTTTATCAACCGCTCGAACGGAAACCTTCATGGCTGGGGCATTCCGATGGCGACCGACATCGCTTTCGCTCTCGGCATCATCGCCCTGCTTGGTGATCGCATTCCCCGCTCGCTGGCGATCTTCCTGACCGCTCTGGCGATCGTCGATGACCTCGGTGCCGTCCTGGTTATCGCCATTTTCTATACCGGTGACCTCTCGTGGCCGGCTCTCGGACTGGTCAGTCTCTGTCTGACCGTCCTGATGATCGGCAACCGGATCGGTCTACAACATCCGAATTTCTACGCCCTGGTCGGCCTGGTCCTCTGGATCGCCCTGCTCAAATCGGGTATTCACGCTTCGGTTGCCGGCGTCCTTATCGGCGCGACCATACCGGTGCGACCGAAGCATCCGCATGATGAGTTAGTCGAAAAATCCGAGAAACTGTTACAGAGATACCATGCCTCTGAAACGATCCCGGGACCGTTTCACAATGAACAGCGCCTCGGAACCCTGCTTGCTCTTGAACATATCACCCACGACGCGATGAGCCCGCTGCAGCGGATGGAACACGAAATGAACCCCTGGGTCATCTATGGCGTCATGCCTATATTCGCGTTGGCGAATGCCGGAATATCGCTAAGCGCCGCCGAGCTGTCAGCCGCTCTGAGCCATCCGATCACCATCGGTGTCGGAGCCGGCCTTCTGCTCGGAAAACCCCTCGGAATCTTCCTTTTTTCCTGGCTCGCCGTTAAAATGAGGCTCTGTGACCTTCCGACCGGAAGCCGATGGAGCGATGTTGTTGGCGTCGGCATTCTTGCCGGCATCGGCTTCACCATGTCGATGTTCATTACCAACCTCGCCTACCTTGATCTGGCGCGAGTGGCAAACGCAAAGGTCGGTATTTTTGCAGCATCTTTGTGTGCCGGCATTATCGGCTATATCCTGCTTTCGCGGCGCAAGAAGGAACCGAGCCTGATTGTCAAGACGATGGGATAG
- a CDS encoding GTPase ObgE — MKFVDEVKIFAKAGDGGRGCSSFRREKFVPLGGPDGGDGGQGGSVWLEVDSNISTLLDLRYGQQCKAERGENGRGKNMHGKSGEDLIIRIPPGTLIHDFETNELLADMTEPGERLQLLKGGRGGRGNARFVSSTNRAPRHCQPGEPGEERTLRLELKLLADVGLVGLPNAGKSTLISSISAARPKIADYPFTTLVPNLGMVRYGDYQNFVVADIPGLIEGASEGQGLGTRFLRHVERTDFFLHLVDLSGLQEGDPYDNFAMINRELERHNPEMAQKKQMVVLTKMDITEVREQEPEARKHFEGLGYQVHSVSAATGAGLKELVNLIGTALHRQRDHELATDNGEPS; from the coding sequence ATGAAATTTGTTGATGAAGTAAAAATATTTGCCAAGGCCGGCGACGGCGGACGTGGCTGCAGCTCGTTCCGACGCGAGAAGTTCGTTCCGCTCGGCGGCCCGGACGGCGGCGACGGCGGCCAGGGCGGTTCGGTCTGGCTTGAAGTCGACAGCAACATCTCGACACTTCTCGATCTGCGCTACGGTCAGCAGTGCAAGGCCGAACGCGGCGAGAATGGCCGCGGCAAAAACATGCACGGTAAATCGGGAGAAGATCTGATCATCCGCATTCCGCCGGGCACCCTGATCCACGATTTTGAAACGAATGAACTCCTTGCCGACATGACCGAACCGGGAGAGCGCCTGCAGCTCCTGAAAGGCGGCCGGGGTGGACGCGGCAATGCCCGCTTTGTCTCAAGCACCAACCGAGCCCCGCGCCATTGCCAGCCGGGAGAACCGGGAGAAGAGAGAACCTTGCGGCTCGAGCTGAAACTGCTGGCCGATGTCGGCCTGGTCGGCTTGCCGAATGCCGGCAAGTCTACCCTGATCAGCTCGATCTCGGCGGCCCGACCGAAAATCGCCGACTACCCGTTCACCACCCTGGTTCCGAACCTCGGCATGGTCCGTTATGGCGACTACCAGAATTTTGTTGTCGCCGACATTCCCGGACTGATCGAGGGGGCCAGTGAGGGGCAAGGGCTCGGCACCCGATTTCTTCGGCATGTTGAACGGACCGATTTTTTCCTCCACCTGGTTGACCTCTCGGGGCTGCAGGAGGGTGATCCGTATGATAACTTCGCCATGATCAATCGGGAACTGGAACGCCACAATCCGGAGATGGCGCAAAAAAAACAGATGGTGGTCCTGACCAAGATGGACATTACCGAAGTACGCGAACAGGAACCTGAGGCCCGTAAACATTTTGAGGGTCTCGGCTATCAGGTCCATTCGGTTTCGGCAGCGACCGGCGCCGGGCTGAAGGAACTGGTTAATTTGATTGGCACCGCACTGCACCGGCAGCGCGACCATGAACTTGCAACAGATAACGGCGAGCCTTCTTGA
- the nadD gene encoding nicotinate (nicotinamide) nucleotide adenylyltransferase produces the protein MKTGILGGTFNPIHKAHLAIAEVSMRRCGLDRILFLPAAIPPHKEIAANVSFTHRMTMVALATADTPEFICSDLEAKRQGASFSVDTLAQLRDLYPGDELYFIIGLDSFRDITTWKNYQRLFELSNIIVAGRPGPGAEAPEKLLPVAIKDDFCYDERSLKLRHKSGHQLIFIIETKFDISSTGVRKKVAEGLPIEAEVPTAVIDYIEQNNLYRE, from the coding sequence ATGAAAACCGGCATTCTCGGCGGTACATTCAATCCGATCCACAAGGCACATCTGGCGATCGCCGAAGTGAGTATGCGCCGCTGCGGCCTCGATCGCATCCTTTTCCTACCGGCCGCAATTCCGCCCCACAAGGAGATCGCCGCCAACGTCAGCTTTACCCACCGCATGACGATGGTCGCCCTCGCCACCGCCGACACCCCGGAGTTCATCTGCAGCGACCTCGAAGCAAAGCGCCAGGGTGCCAGCTTTTCAGTCGACACCCTCGCCCAGCTCCGGGATCTCTACCCCGGGGACGAACTCTACTTCATCATCGGGCTTGACTCCTTTCGTGACATCACGACCTGGAAAAACTACCAGCGACTTTTCGAGCTCTCGAACATTATTGTTGCCGGGCGCCCGGGTCCGGGCGCCGAAGCCCCGGAAAAGCTCCTCCCCGTTGCCATCAAAGACGACTTCTGCTATGATGAAAGATCGTTGAAATTACGACATAAATCAGGGCATCAGCTGATTTTTATCATCGAAACAAAATTCGATATTTCTTCGACCGGGGTTCGAAAAAAAGTGGCTGAAGGGTTGCCGATCGAAGCCGAAGTTCCGACGGCGGTCATCGACTATATTGAACAGAACAATCTCTACCGCGAGTAA
- a CDS encoding amidophosphoribosyltransferase, which produces MAAIKLLRQSVIDLFNYLLPPACALCLARLEPPDPDHFCSVCTEQIPELGKARCPHCALPYPAPENPAHLCKTCLTEKRPLFSGVTAIGRYDGLLREAVHRLKYRGDINLDRPLANLLVRRLRQDKVRATIAIPVPLHASKTRQRGYNQSALLATRIGRRLDIPVATDLLARHRPGLPQQQLAAADRIDNIKGAFALRRPVDGEDILLIDDVMTTGATARECARVLGAGGAASVHLAILARAPLK; this is translated from the coding sequence ATGGCGGCCATTAAACTGCTGCGGCAAAGCGTTATTGACCTCTTCAATTACCTGCTGCCACCGGCCTGTGCCCTCTGCCTGGCGCGTCTTGAACCGCCCGACCCCGACCACTTCTGTTCCGTCTGTACCGAACAGATTCCCGAACTTGGCAAGGCCCGCTGTCCCCATTGCGCCCTGCCATATCCCGCTCCGGAAAACCCGGCCCATCTCTGCAAAACCTGCCTTACGGAAAAACGGCCGCTATTTTCCGGAGTGACTGCCATCGGTCGTTATGACGGACTGTTGCGCGAGGCGGTTCATCGTCTGAAATACCGGGGCGATATCAATCTCGACCGCCCCCTCGCCAATCTGCTCGTGCGCAGGTTGCGCCAGGACAAGGTCAGGGCGACCATCGCGATTCCGGTTCCGCTGCATGCGAGCAAGACCCGGCAACGAGGGTATAATCAGTCGGCCCTGCTGGCGACACGTATCGGTCGCCGCCTTGACATTCCGGTAGCAACCGACCTCCTCGCCCGGCATCGGCCCGGTCTGCCGCAACAGCAGCTCGCTGCCGCCGACCGGATCGACAACATCAAGGGTGCCTTTGCCCTGCGTCGTCCGGTCGATGGTGAAGATATCCTGCTGATTGACGATGTTATGACAACCGGAGCAACCGCCCGGGAATGCGCCAGAGTCCTTGGCGCCGGCGGGGCAGCATCGGTTCACCTGGCGATTCTCGCCCGGGCACCGCTGAAATAA